The Amycolatopsis mongoliensis genome includes a window with the following:
- a CDS encoding MarR family winged helix-turn-helix transcriptional regulator: protein MKPLGWWLRHVHELLESSMAQALGAESLSRRHWQVLNTIARGARTPEEVDAALAPFVATEGPMAPRMADLRARGWVAENGELTEAGREAHARVEERVEAFRTAVTDGISDDDYRTTIRTLERCAANLEGR, encoded by the coding sequence ATGAAACCCCTCGGCTGGTGGCTTCGCCACGTCCACGAGCTTCTCGAATCCTCCATGGCCCAGGCCCTCGGCGCCGAGTCGCTGAGCCGCCGGCATTGGCAGGTACTCAACACGATCGCCCGCGGCGCCCGCACGCCGGAGGAGGTCGACGCGGCGCTGGCGCCGTTCGTCGCCACCGAAGGACCGATGGCTCCCAGGATGGCCGATCTCCGGGCGCGCGGCTGGGTCGCCGAGAACGGCGAGCTCACCGAGGCCGGCCGCGAAGCCCACGCCCGCGTCGAGGAGCGCGTCGAAGCGTTCCGCACCGCGGTGACCGACGGCATCAGCGACGACGACTACCGCACGACGATCCGCACCCTGGAGCGCTGCGCGGCCAACCTCGAAGGTCGCTGA
- a CDS encoding DUF3558 domain-containing protein — translation MNRRLVLPGLALVVLALAGCTSTTGGTANPAASGTSDSATSTDGGGGDGAPKVSSPLDPAKLKSDPCSVLSASQRSTLGLEDGTPRTSEAGATCAWIYTSDETRSSRIDIAADPNTDGLAGIYDLYAKGGKDQYEYWEPADVSGYPAVYAATKDFRAQGQCKLLVGVTDTQAVQVFTQIGNGPGATQPCPYAEKAAEAMIQTLKEG, via the coding sequence GTGAACCGCCGGCTCGTTCTGCCCGGCCTGGCCCTCGTCGTGCTCGCCCTCGCCGGCTGCACCTCGACCACCGGCGGCACGGCCAACCCGGCCGCGTCCGGCACTTCGGACTCCGCGACCAGCACGGACGGCGGCGGTGGCGACGGCGCTCCCAAGGTGTCGAGCCCGCTCGACCCGGCCAAGCTGAAGTCGGACCCGTGCTCGGTCCTCTCGGCCTCGCAGCGCTCGACGCTCGGCCTCGAGGACGGCACGCCGCGCACCAGCGAAGCGGGCGCGACCTGCGCCTGGATCTACACGAGCGACGAGACCCGCAGCAGCCGGATCGACATCGCGGCCGACCCGAACACCGACGGGCTCGCGGGCATCTACGACCTCTACGCCAAGGGCGGCAAGGACCAGTACGAGTACTGGGAGCCGGCCGACGTCTCCGGCTACCCCGCGGTGTACGCCGCGACGAAGGACTTCCGCGCCCAGGGGCAGTGCAAGCTGCTGGTGGGCGTGACGGACACCCAGGCCGTCCAGGTCTTCACGCAGATCGGCAACGGCCCGGGCGCGACCCAGCCGTGCCCGTACGCGGAGAAGGCGGCCGAGGCGATGATCCAGACGTTGAAGGAGGGCTGA
- the rpsF gene encoding 30S ribosomal protein S6 produces the protein MSRHYEVMVILDPTLDERTVAPTLDNFLNVIRTSGGSVEKVDVWGRRRLSYEIKKHAEGIYALLDLNSSSDAVKELDRQLSLQETVLRTKVMRREIKRAAAKPAAAKA, from the coding sequence GTGTCACGCCATTACGAGGTAATGGTCATCCTGGACCCCACGCTCGACGAGCGCACGGTCGCCCCCACGCTGGACAACTTCCTCAACGTGATCCGCACTTCGGGCGGTTCCGTGGAGAAGGTCGACGTCTGGGGCCGTCGTCGCCTCTCGTACGAGATCAAGAAGCACGCGGAGGGCATCTACGCCCTGCTGGACCTGAACTCGTCTTCGGACGCGGTGAAGGAGCTGGACCGCCAGCTTTCGCTGCAGGAGACCGTGCTCCGCACCAAGGTCATGCGTCGCGAGATCAAGCGCGCCGCGGCCAAGCCCGCCGCCGCCAAGGCCTGA
- a CDS encoding DUF2871 domain-containing protein has product MRMILNTAHVYMILGVVSGLYYRELTKANDFTGETQLSTVHTHLLALGMVFFLIVLALEKLFALTSHRLFRWFFWIYNAGLTVTVGMMTLHGTLTVLGHESGAAIAGIAGLGHILLTAGLILLFITLTKLIPAKSKADQPSAP; this is encoded by the coding sequence ATGAGAATGATCCTCAACACCGCGCACGTCTACATGATCCTCGGCGTGGTGAGCGGCCTGTACTACCGCGAACTGACCAAGGCGAACGACTTCACCGGCGAAACCCAGCTCTCGACCGTCCACACCCACCTGCTCGCGCTGGGGATGGTGTTCTTCCTCATCGTGCTGGCCCTGGAGAAGCTGTTCGCGCTGACGTCCCACCGGCTGTTCCGCTGGTTCTTCTGGATCTACAACGCCGGGCTCACCGTCACCGTTGGCATGATGACGCTGCACGGCACCCTGACCGTGCTCGGCCACGAGAGCGGTGCCGCCATCGCCGGGATCGCCGGCCTCGGTCACATCCTGCTGACGGCAGGGCTGATCCTGCTGTTCATCACCCTCACCAAGCTGATCCCCGCCAAGTCGAAGGCCGATCAGCCCAGCGCGCCGTAG
- a CDS encoding glycosyltransferase family 87 protein: MPEETTREPDPGPVTLSRADRVVPSWNEPLAAAVTRPIGGPLGEHAAVGRHWFWSPQRVGLLLATLALMLCWFGKGSCIQQYQDSSGATQLDWRAGRPFVAMCYSDIVPLYSSERLDRPGTFPYYTSWKESSQTAENETRYMEYPVFTGLFQWANAKLAAGWLNIAGSGWLPGALPVAVYFDLTALFLAIAWLVTVWATGRTVKRRPWDMVLVAASPLVLVHAFTNFDAIATAFTATGLLAWARKRPLLAGLLLGLGATAKLYPLFLLGVLFVLCLRAGKLTPFWKTAAATAVTWLAVNAPFILTATRGWWEFFRMNTLRPMDPDSLYNVFAYTTGWAGLDGVLEKNQTPTYLNLTVAVLFLACCAGIAYIALAAPRRPRVGQLAFLVVAAFLLTNKVWSPQYSLWLVPLAVLAIPRWRLLLGWMLIDALVWVPRMFYYLGVDHKGLPEGWFLGTVVVRDLAVAALCVLVVREIYRPGTDLVRATGDDDPAGGFLDGARDAIVPNAVRRRKAVAA; encoded by the coding sequence GTGCCAGAGGAGACCACGCGCGAGCCGGACCCCGGCCCCGTGACGCTGAGCCGGGCGGACCGGGTCGTCCCGAGCTGGAACGAGCCGCTCGCGGCGGCGGTCACCAGACCGATCGGCGGCCCGCTCGGCGAGCACGCGGCGGTCGGCAGGCACTGGTTCTGGTCGCCCCAGCGCGTCGGCCTGCTGCTGGCCACGCTCGCGCTGATGCTCTGCTGGTTCGGCAAGGGCTCCTGCATCCAGCAGTACCAGGACTCCAGCGGCGCCACCCAGCTCGACTGGCGCGCGGGCCGCCCGTTCGTCGCGATGTGCTACTCCGACATCGTGCCGCTCTACAGCTCCGAGCGGCTCGACCGGCCGGGCACCTTCCCGTACTACACGTCGTGGAAGGAAAGCTCGCAGACCGCGGAGAACGAAACCCGGTACATGGAGTACCCGGTGTTCACCGGCCTCTTCCAGTGGGCGAACGCGAAGCTCGCGGCGGGCTGGCTGAACATCGCCGGAAGCGGCTGGCTGCCCGGTGCGCTGCCGGTCGCGGTCTACTTCGACCTCACCGCGCTCTTCCTGGCGATCGCCTGGCTGGTCACCGTCTGGGCGACCGGCCGGACCGTGAAACGCCGGCCGTGGGACATGGTGCTGGTGGCCGCCTCACCGCTGGTGCTGGTGCACGCGTTCACCAACTTCGACGCGATCGCGACCGCGTTCACCGCGACCGGCCTGCTGGCCTGGGCGCGCAAGCGTCCCCTGCTCGCCGGGCTCCTGCTCGGCCTGGGCGCGACGGCCAAGCTCTACCCGCTGTTCCTGCTCGGTGTGCTGTTCGTGCTGTGCCTGCGCGCCGGGAAGCTCACGCCGTTCTGGAAGACCGCGGCCGCCACCGCCGTGACGTGGCTGGCGGTGAACGCGCCGTTCATCCTCACCGCGACCCGCGGTTGGTGGGAGTTCTTCCGGATGAACACGCTGCGGCCGATGGACCCGGACTCGCTGTACAACGTCTTCGCCTACACCACCGGCTGGGCCGGACTCGACGGCGTGCTGGAGAAGAACCAGACGCCGACGTACCTCAACCTCACGGTGGCCGTGCTGTTCCTCGCCTGCTGCGCGGGCATCGCCTACATCGCGCTCGCCGCGCCACGGCGGCCGCGCGTCGGCCAGCTCGCGTTCCTCGTGGTGGCCGCGTTCCTGCTGACGAACAAGGTGTGGAGCCCGCAGTACTCGCTGTGGCTGGTGCCGCTGGCGGTGCTGGCGATCCCGCGCTGGCGGCTGCTGCTCGGCTGGATGCTGATCGACGCGCTGGTGTGGGTGCCGCGGATGTTCTACTACCTCGGCGTCGACCACAAGGGCCTGCCCGAAGGCTGGTTCCTCGGCACGGTCGTGGTCCGCGACCTCGCCGTCGCCGCGCTGTGCGTGCTGGTGGTGCGCGAGATCTACCGCCCGGGCACCGACCTGGTCCGGGCCACCGGCGACGACGACCCGGCCGGCGGCTTCCTCGACGGCGCCCGGGACGCGATCGTCCCGAACGCCGTCCGCCGCCGGAAGGCCGTGGCCGCCTAG
- the rplI gene encoding 50S ribosomal protein L9 encodes MAKIILTTDVANLGGPGDIVEVKDGYARNYLLPRGYAIVASKGAEKNVRTIQRAQESRRIRDLDHAKEIKATLEGLGAIQLNGKAAEGSKKLFGSITAAEIVDAIKAAGGPLLDKRVIELRDHIKTVGKHSVGARLHPDVKVDVRLEVKASQ; translated from the coding sequence ATGGCGAAGATCATCCTCACCACGGACGTGGCCAACCTGGGCGGCCCCGGCGACATCGTCGAGGTCAAGGACGGCTACGCGCGCAACTACCTGCTCCCGCGGGGCTACGCGATCGTGGCCTCCAAGGGCGCGGAGAAGAACGTGCGCACCATCCAGCGGGCGCAGGAGAGCCGTCGCATCCGCGACCTCGACCACGCCAAGGAGATCAAGGCGACGCTGGAAGGCCTCGGGGCCATCCAGCTGAACGGCAAGGCGGCCGAGGGCTCGAAGAAGCTCTTCGGTTCGATCACCGCCGCCGAGATCGTCGACGCGATCAAGGCCGCCGGTGGCCCGCTGCTCGACAAGCGCGTCATCGAGCTGCGCGACCACATCAAGACCGTGGGCAAGCACTCGGTCGGCGCCCGGCTGCACCCGGACGTGAAGGTCGACGTGCGGCTCGAGGTCAAGGCCTCGCAGTAG
- a CDS encoding deoxyribonuclease IV, which translates to MLIGAHVRDDDPLTAVAERKADVVQFFLSDPQGWKAPKPHPHGEAIAADPVEVFIHSPYLINVASLNNRIRIPSRKNVTQHADGAAAIGAKGLIVHGGHVGDNDDVEVGLDNWRKLFEREQEKGGFKVPILIENTAGGENAITRDLDVIARLWDKVGEFGAGFCLDTCHAFAAGWDLATAVEKVKAITGRIDLVHLNNSRDEFGSTRDRHANVVEGEGTIDPDALVEVARAAGAPVVVETPADGQATDIAYLREKLG; encoded by the coding sequence ATGCTGATTGGCGCCCATGTCCGTGACGACGACCCGCTGACCGCGGTCGCCGAGCGCAAAGCCGACGTCGTCCAGTTCTTCCTCTCGGACCCGCAGGGCTGGAAGGCCCCGAAGCCACACCCCCACGGCGAGGCCATCGCGGCCGACCCGGTCGAGGTGTTCATCCACTCTCCCTACCTCATCAACGTGGCTTCGCTGAACAACCGGATCCGGATCCCCTCCCGCAAGAACGTCACGCAGCACGCGGACGGCGCGGCGGCGATCGGCGCCAAGGGCCTGATCGTGCACGGCGGGCACGTCGGCGACAACGACGACGTCGAGGTCGGCCTCGACAACTGGCGCAAGCTGTTCGAGCGCGAGCAGGAGAAGGGCGGCTTCAAGGTCCCGATCCTGATCGAGAACACCGCCGGCGGCGAGAACGCGATCACCCGCGACCTCGACGTCATCGCCCGGCTGTGGGACAAGGTCGGCGAGTTCGGCGCCGGGTTCTGCCTGGACACCTGCCACGCGTTCGCCGCCGGCTGGGACCTCGCGACCGCGGTCGAGAAGGTCAAGGCCATCACCGGCCGGATCGACCTGGTGCACCTGAACAACTCCCGCGACGAGTTCGGCTCGACCCGCGACCGGCACGCCAACGTCGTCGAGGGCGAAGGCACCATCGATCCGGACGCGCTGGTCGAGGTCGCGCGGGCGGCCGGCGCACCGGTCGTCGTCGAGACCCCGGCCGACGGTCAGGCCACCGACATCGCCTACCTGCGCGAAAAGCTGGGCTAG
- a CDS encoding single-stranded DNA-binding protein: MAGDTVITVIGNLTSDPELRFTPSGAAVANFTVASTPRTLDKQSGEWKDGEALFLRCNIWRQAAENVAESLTRGARVVVQGRLKQRSFETKEGEKRTVVELEVDEIGPSLRYATAKVNKVSRGGGGGGDFGGGGGGGNRGGGGGGMPADDPWGSAPAASSGGGGGFSDEPPF, from the coding sequence ATGGCTGGAGACACCGTCATCACGGTGATCGGCAACCTGACGTCCGACCCGGAGCTGCGCTTCACCCCGTCCGGTGCGGCGGTCGCGAACTTCACCGTCGCGTCCACGCCCCGCACGCTCGACAAGCAGTCGGGCGAGTGGAAGGACGGCGAGGCGCTGTTCCTGCGCTGCAACATCTGGCGCCAGGCGGCGGAGAACGTCGCCGAGTCCCTGACCCGCGGCGCCCGCGTCGTCGTGCAGGGCCGCCTGAAGCAGCGGTCGTTCGAGACGAAGGAAGGCGAGAAGCGGACCGTCGTCGAGCTCGAGGTCGACGAGATCGGCCCCTCGCTGCGTTACGCCACGGCCAAGGTCAACAAGGTCAGCCGCGGTGGCGGCGGCGGTGGTGACTTCGGCGGCGGCGGTGGCGGCGGAAACCGCGGTGGCGGCGGTGGCGGAATGCCGGCCGACGACCCGTGGGGCTCCGCCCCGGCCGCCAGCAGCGGTGGCGGCGGCGGCTTCTCGGACGAGCCCCCCTTCTGA
- the rpsR gene encoding 30S ribosomal protein S18, with protein MAKPPIRKPKKKVCVFCKAEKKGRPELIDYKDTNLLRKYISDRGKIRARRVTGNCSQHQRDIAIAVKNSREMALLPYTSTAR; from the coding sequence GTGGCCAAGCCACCCATCCGCAAGCCCAAGAAGAAGGTCTGCGTGTTCTGCAAGGCCGAGAAGAAGGGCCGCCCGGAACTGATCGACTACAAGGACACCAACCTGCTGCGGAAGTACATCTCCGACCGCGGCAAGATCCGTGCCCGTCGCGTCACCGGCAACTGCAGCCAGCACCAGCGTGACATCGCCATCGCGGTCAAGAACTCCCGCGAGATGGCGCTGCTGCCCTACACCTCGACCGCGCGCTAA
- the dnaB gene encoding replicative DNA helicase, whose amino-acid sequence MALTDDRSPMYAESDPGPSDPGSGGGFDRQPPQDIAAEQSVLGGMLLSKDAVADVIEALGPDDFYRPAHQAIYDCVLDLYGRGEPADPITISAELERRGELGRVGGAPYLHTLIATVPTAANAGYYAEIVAEKAVLRRLVEAGTRIVQYGYGAAAADGANIDEVVDRAQAAIYDVTERRTSEDYVALEELLQPTMDEIDAIASRGGQSQGIPTGFTDFDELTNGLHPGQMIIVAARPGVGKSTLGLDFARSASIRHGLTSVIFSLEMSRTEIVMRMLSAEAKIRLADMRGGKMSDDDWTRLARRMSEVSEAPLFVDDSPNMTMMEIRAKARRLKQRNDLKLVVLDYLQLMTSGKRVESRQQEVSEFSRQMKLLAKEIEVPVIAISQLNRGPEQRTDKRPMLSDLRESGSLEQDADLVILVNRPDAWERDDPRAGEADLIIAKHRAGPTATITVAHQLHYSRFVDLSHD is encoded by the coding sequence GTGGCGCTGACCGACGACCGCAGTCCGATGTACGCGGAGTCCGACCCGGGTCCGAGCGACCCCGGCTCCGGCGGCGGGTTCGACCGCCAGCCACCGCAGGACATCGCGGCCGAGCAGTCCGTGCTCGGCGGCATGCTGCTGTCCAAGGACGCGGTCGCCGACGTCATCGAGGCGCTCGGCCCCGACGACTTCTACCGGCCCGCGCACCAGGCGATCTACGACTGCGTCCTCGACCTCTACGGCCGCGGCGAGCCCGCCGACCCGATCACCATCTCGGCGGAGCTGGAGCGCCGGGGCGAGCTGGGCCGCGTCGGCGGCGCGCCCTACCTGCACACCCTGATCGCGACGGTGCCGACCGCGGCGAACGCGGGCTACTACGCGGAGATCGTCGCGGAGAAGGCGGTGCTGCGCCGGCTGGTCGAGGCGGGCACCCGGATCGTGCAGTACGGCTACGGCGCGGCCGCGGCCGACGGCGCGAACATCGACGAGGTCGTCGACCGCGCGCAGGCCGCGATCTACGACGTCACCGAGCGCCGGACCAGCGAGGACTACGTCGCGCTGGAAGAGCTGCTGCAGCCGACGATGGACGAGATCGACGCGATCGCCTCGCGCGGCGGCCAGTCCCAGGGCATCCCGACCGGGTTCACCGACTTCGACGAGCTGACCAACGGCCTGCACCCGGGGCAGATGATCATCGTCGCGGCCCGCCCCGGTGTCGGCAAGTCGACACTGGGCCTGGACTTCGCGCGGTCGGCGTCGATCCGGCACGGCCTGACCAGCGTCATCTTCTCCCTGGAAATGAGCCGGACCGAGATCGTCATGCGCATGCTCTCGGCCGAGGCGAAGATCCGCCTCGCCGACATGCGCGGCGGCAAGATGTCCGACGACGACTGGACACGGCTGGCCCGCCGGATGAGCGAGGTGTCGGAGGCACCGCTGTTCGTCGACGACTCGCCGAACATGACGATGATGGAGATCCGGGCGAAGGCGCGCCGGCTGAAGCAGCGCAACGACCTGAAGCTCGTCGTCCTCGACTACCTCCAGCTGATGACGTCCGGCAAGCGCGTCGAGTCGCGGCAGCAGGAGGTCTCGGAGTTCTCCCGGCAGATGAAGCTGCTGGCCAAGGAGATCGAGGTCCCGGTGATCGCGATCAGCCAGCTGAACCGTGGTCCCGAGCAGCGGACGGACAAGCGCCCGATGCTGTCCGACCTGCGTGAGTCCGGCTCGCTGGAGCAGGACGCCGACCTCGTCATCCTGGTCAACCGCCCCGACGCCTGGGAGCGCGACGACCCGCGGGCGGGCGAGGCGGACCTGATCATCGCGAAGCACCGTGCCGGCCCGACGGCGACGATCACCGTCGCGCACCAGCTGCACTACAGCCGTTTCGTGGACCTCTCCCACGACTGA
- a CDS encoding single stranded DNA-binding domain-containing protein, whose amino-acid sequence MRDRTRRATAAGATAFVLAGSAVLGMPGTASAGETKTVPCGSTVDAKPGDTIKGTTPLLGLPLNLGIVTEGTKVLTGTINAILGTLCQVTVNVVNTVVSPVPVVGAPAASAINQGVEGVTSGAQQGVSALSGGGQPAPQQPGSGGNPQQPPSGGTGGAPQGGTPAGTTPIPEANSPLLPGFSSSPVFGGFPFSIGTGYAPMRDYSGIPFATAGLFTPSPAIRYGSQIPGYAPQYGLTGPDQNAAGNSGIQTAGQAEALPSASDGFTDGSNLPMLIAVLALSGVSAGLVRTWVLRRMAAAN is encoded by the coding sequence ATGCGGGATCGGACACGGAGGGCAACGGCGGCCGGCGCGACGGCGTTCGTCCTCGCTGGTTCGGCTGTGCTCGGCATGCCCGGTACCGCTTCGGCGGGCGAGACCAAGACCGTCCCCTGCGGCAGCACCGTGGACGCCAAGCCCGGCGACACGATCAAGGGCACGACCCCGCTGCTCGGCCTCCCGTTGAACCTCGGCATCGTCACCGAGGGCACGAAGGTGCTCACCGGGACGATCAACGCCATCCTCGGCACGCTCTGCCAGGTCACCGTGAACGTGGTGAACACCGTCGTCTCGCCGGTGCCGGTGGTCGGCGCACCCGCCGCGAGCGCGATCAACCAGGGTGTCGAAGGCGTGACCAGCGGCGCCCAACAGGGCGTCAGCGCGCTCAGCGGTGGCGGCCAGCCCGCCCCTCAGCAGCCCGGTTCCGGCGGCAACCCGCAGCAGCCGCCGTCCGGCGGGACCGGGGGCGCGCCGCAGGGTGGTACCCCGGCGGGCACCACGCCGATCCCCGAAGCGAACAGCCCGCTGCTGCCCGGCTTCTCGAGCAGCCCGGTGTTCGGCGGCTTCCCGTTCAGCATCGGCACCGGCTACGCGCCGATGCGGGACTACAGCGGCATCCCGTTCGCCACGGCCGGGTTGTTCACCCCGTCGCCCGCCATCCGGTACGGGAGCCAGATCCCGGGTTACGCGCCGCAGTACGGCCTCACCGGGCCCGACCAGAACGCGGCCGGCAACTCCGGCATCCAGACGGCGGGTCAGGCCGAAGCGCTACCGTCCGCGTCCGACGGGTTCACGGACGGGTCAAATCTTCCCATGCTGATCGCGGTACTGGCACTCTCCGGAGTCAGCGCCGGCCTCGTGCGGACGTGGGTCCTCCGCCGAATGGCCGCTGCGAATTGA
- a CDS encoding ROK family transcriptional regulator — MADTGVNLRNVREHNRALLLTHILRAGGLSRVELSERTGLTQQAVSKIVPELLDAGLLDEQRQPSAGVGKPRTQLTIRAGARHALGARLDRDEYRVLRTNLIGEVEETAGGPLPPGFTPEQAVEAIGTTALELADGFDVLGLGLGAVGPLDHLAGVVRDATNMPGWHDVPLRDLLEKRTGLPVTLDKNTNSAAFAQFWPHGEPTATAVVLVGTGIGVGLLIDGRLYRGPRTNAGEFGHTTIAYDGPICACGRRGCVEIMAKQAPDTRTAAGFLGIGLADLVQVLDLERIVLAGRAVRDEPGTYRDAVSERLEELLPLPHWQRIEVAEDAGGEELVTRGAAAEVLASYYANPA; from the coding sequence ATGGCGGACACCGGGGTGAACCTGCGCAACGTGCGTGAGCACAACCGCGCCCTGCTGCTCACCCACATCCTGCGCGCCGGCGGCCTCAGCCGCGTCGAGCTCTCCGAACGCACCGGGCTCACCCAGCAGGCCGTCTCCAAGATCGTGCCCGAACTCCTCGACGCCGGCCTGCTGGACGAGCAGCGCCAGCCGTCCGCGGGCGTCGGCAAGCCCCGTACGCAGCTGACCATCCGCGCGGGCGCCCGCCACGCGCTCGGCGCCCGCCTCGACCGCGACGAGTACCGCGTGCTGCGGACGAACCTCATCGGCGAGGTCGAGGAAACGGCCGGGGGCCCGCTCCCACCCGGCTTCACGCCCGAGCAGGCCGTCGAAGCCATCGGCACCACCGCGCTCGAGCTCGCCGACGGCTTCGACGTGCTGGGCCTCGGGCTCGGCGCGGTCGGCCCGCTGGACCACCTCGCCGGCGTGGTCCGCGACGCGACGAACATGCCCGGCTGGCACGACGTCCCCCTGCGCGACCTGCTCGAGAAGCGCACCGGCCTGCCGGTGACGCTCGACAAGAACACCAATTCCGCCGCGTTCGCCCAGTTCTGGCCGCACGGCGAGCCGACGGCGACCGCGGTGGTGCTCGTCGGCACCGGGATCGGCGTCGGCCTGCTGATCGACGGACGCCTCTACCGCGGCCCGCGGACCAACGCGGGTGAGTTCGGGCACACCACGATCGCCTACGACGGGCCCATCTGTGCCTGCGGGCGCCGCGGCTGCGTCGAGATCATGGCCAAGCAGGCCCCCGACACGCGGACCGCCGCGGGCTTCCTCGGGATCGGCCTCGCGGACCTCGTGCAGGTGCTCGACCTGGAGCGGATCGTGCTGGCCGGACGCGCCGTGCGGGACGAACCGGGCACGTACCGTGACGCCGTTTCGGAGCGGCTCGAGGAGCTGCTGCCGCTGCCGCACTGGCAGCGCATCGAGGTCGCCGAGGACGCCGGCGGCGAGGAGCTCGTCACGCGCGGAGCCGCCGCGGAGGTCCTGGCCTCGTACTACGCGAATCCGGCATGA
- a CDS encoding ESX secretion-associated protein EspG, whose protein sequence is MLDRQVTITTGTMINLIRRRGGEPHTVLSEKPTWYSEEAQRTEDERVNAELAKAGLFGPRGMHPGFVATIEAVARPQLEYYGWIDGGFQGKPVSYRLLAGSAGGEAFVLAKHEDLDVVVLESTRPGELLDDFLGQIPKLAPGRGTPLAVPKSQIEGTARGDEGGYAVLRNDRPAEGSQEVEELRRILALRRMGSGSLYVAARSRSGAWHRIERPVNYIDTSEGRWLTEEIPGRGENRIAFTPADQRVLADRLRSAQGRLTAA, encoded by the coding sequence GTGCTGGACAGGCAGGTCACCATCACGACCGGCACCATGATCAACCTGATCCGGCGCCGCGGCGGCGAGCCGCACACGGTGCTGTCCGAGAAGCCCACCTGGTACAGCGAGGAAGCCCAGCGCACGGAGGACGAGCGGGTCAACGCCGAGCTCGCCAAGGCCGGGCTGTTCGGCCCGCGCGGCATGCACCCCGGGTTCGTGGCGACGATCGAAGCCGTCGCCCGGCCGCAGCTGGAGTACTACGGCTGGATCGACGGCGGGTTCCAGGGCAAGCCGGTCAGCTACCGGCTGCTCGCCGGCAGCGCCGGCGGCGAGGCGTTCGTGCTGGCCAAGCACGAGGACCTGGACGTCGTCGTGCTCGAGTCCACGCGGCCCGGCGAGCTGCTCGACGACTTCCTCGGCCAGATCCCGAAGCTGGCGCCCGGGCGCGGGACCCCGCTCGCCGTGCCGAAGAGCCAGATCGAGGGGACGGCCCGCGGCGACGAAGGCGGGTACGCGGTGCTCCGCAACGACCGCCCGGCCGAGGGCTCGCAGGAGGTCGAGGAGCTCCGGCGGATCCTGGCGCTACGCCGAATGGGGAGCGGCAGCCTCTACGTCGCGGCCCGTAGCCGCAGCGGGGCCTGGCACCGCATCGAACGCCCGGTGAACTACATCGATACGTCGGAAGGCCGGTGGCTGACCGAAGAGATTCCGGGGCGTGGGGAGAACCGGATCGCCTTCACCCCGGCCGACCAGCGCGTTCTCGCTGACCGGTTACGCAGCGCACAGGGTCGGCTCACCGCGGCCTGA
- a CDS encoding MarR family winged helix-turn-helix transcriptional regulator codes for MTDAVADVERAMIAIRRSQQRRALSRIGKARGQGAHDPVHELLDVVEELTERGEPSTVTALSAAMGVDQPRASRLVARAVEQGLLRREADQRDGRRAVLVPTEAGHAHLDELHAFRRSVFAEVMADWPEEDRANFGRLLTAFVRGYGALG; via the coding sequence ATGACGGACGCGGTGGCCGACGTCGAGCGCGCGATGATCGCGATCCGCCGCAGCCAGCAGCGGCGGGCGCTGAGCCGCATCGGCAAAGCCCGCGGCCAGGGCGCGCACGACCCGGTGCACGAGCTGCTCGACGTCGTCGAAGAGCTCACCGAACGCGGCGAGCCCAGCACGGTGACGGCCTTGAGCGCAGCGATGGGCGTCGACCAGCCGCGCGCCAGCCGGCTGGTGGCGCGCGCGGTCGAGCAGGGCCTGCTTCGCCGCGAAGCCGACCAGCGCGACGGACGGCGTGCGGTGCTCGTGCCGACCGAGGCCGGCCACGCGCACCTGGACGAGCTGCACGCCTTCCGCCGCTCGGTGTTCGCCGAGGTCATGGCGGACTGGCCGGAGGAGGACCGCGCGAACTTCGGCCGGCTCCTCACGGCGTTCGTCCGCGGCTACGGCGCGCTGGGCTGA